A region of Granulibacter bethesdensis DNA encodes the following proteins:
- a CDS encoding aminotransferase class IV, with translation MTQPVCWINGQVLPLSEARLSPMDRGAMLGDGVFETILMRHGRLIWAGDHLRRLREGAQVLSIPVPMEEKVMRSGLIALAGAAGLTDAALRLTLTRGEAAKRGIWPPGEPVRPVLYATIAAKAADTLVLPSVRVAVCATTRRNADSPLSRIKSLAYGDAILARQEAERRGAQDAVLLNTRGDVACASAGNVFIGLANGAWVTPALECGILPGLTRARLIPLLKAREEIVSVETLRHASRLLIVNSLGCTMAASIMDGNGESLLATELPFDTDLLYRCMN, from the coding sequence ATGACACAGCCCGTCTGCTGGATCAACGGGCAGGTTCTGCCACTCTCCGAAGCCAGACTTTCGCCGATGGATCGTGGCGCGATGCTGGGCGATGGCGTGTTCGAGACCATTCTGATGAGGCATGGACGTCTGATCTGGGCCGGCGATCACCTGCGCCGCCTGAGGGAAGGGGCGCAGGTGCTGTCCATCCCGGTGCCGATGGAGGAGAAGGTGATGCGCTCCGGTCTGATCGCTCTGGCCGGAGCAGCCGGGCTGACAGATGCCGCGTTGCGTCTGACTCTGACACGGGGCGAGGCCGCAAAGCGTGGCATCTGGCCGCCGGGGGAGCCGGTTCGTCCGGTTCTCTATGCCACCATTGCCGCCAAAGCTGCTGATACGCTTGTGCTGCCCTCCGTCCGGGTGGCGGTGTGTGCCACAACCCGGCGTAACGCTGATTCACCGCTCTCCCGCATCAAATCGCTTGCATATGGTGATGCCATTCTGGCCCGGCAGGAAGCGGAGCGTCGGGGCGCTCAGGATGCCGTGCTGCTGAATACCAGAGGAGACGTGGCCTGTGCTTCGGCCGGGAACGTGTTCATCGGGCTTGCGAATGGCGCATGGGTCACGCCCGCGCTGGAATGCGGAATCCTTCCCGGTCTGACTCGCGCCCGTTTGATCCCGCTGCTGAAAGCACGGGAGGAAATCGTGTCCGTGGAGACGCTTCGCCATGCGTCCCGGCTGCTGATCGTGAACAGTCTGGGATGCACGATGGCGGCCTCCATAATGGATGGAAACGGTGAAAGCCTCTTGGCGACGGAGCTTCCCTTCGATACGGACCTCCTTTACCGATGCATGAATTGA
- a CDS encoding DUF6513 domain-containing protein, which produces MADASAEHIVFLTGHLAETRLRDVLQGLGQTSFTWEVANVGVKVAALMTGAIVQRRLKTPVKADRVIFPGRAGIDPDEMQAHFGVRFERGPEELADLPRFLGRKGGAPDLSKHDLRIFAEIVTAIDLSPDAIVERARWLAADGADVIDVGCKPGRHFAHLEDQIRALKQAGFKVSVDSGDPEELRRGALAGADFLLSLNEDTLDVVDGTAAVPVLLSKPHGDLDSLVRAARKADAKGIDYMLDPVLDPINFGFTESLMRYVRIREMLPEAEIMMGTGNLTELTDADTSGITATLVGICTELRIRNVLIVHVSPHTRRTVAEHDVARRMMFAARAHAELPRNYTSALLHVHDRWPYAQSSEDIAGLASEIRDSNFRIAVAEDGIHVFNGSLHQVSDTAFPFFPHLGVEQDGAHGFYLGAELMKAEIAYALGKRYTQDEPLDWGCAVRPGAATDRTRLADAGHTLKSKQEREERKRASDTTPDASPPTAQDDTP; this is translated from the coding sequence ATGGCCGATGCCTCTGCTGAACACATCGTTTTTCTGACCGGCCATCTGGCAGAAACCAGACTGCGCGATGTACTGCAAGGATTGGGACAGACCTCCTTTACCTGGGAGGTGGCCAATGTCGGCGTGAAGGTTGCGGCGTTGATGACCGGAGCCATCGTGCAGCGCCGTCTGAAAACACCGGTGAAGGCAGATCGGGTTATCTTCCCTGGTCGGGCCGGGATTGATCCGGATGAAATGCAGGCCCATTTCGGGGTGCGTTTCGAACGCGGGCCGGAGGAGTTGGCCGATCTTCCGCGTTTCCTGGGGCGGAAAGGTGGTGCTCCTGATTTATCAAAGCATGATCTGAGAATTTTCGCAGAGATCGTCACAGCGATTGATCTTTCCCCCGATGCGATTGTCGAGCGTGCGCGCTGGCTTGCCGCGGATGGGGCGGATGTCATTGATGTCGGCTGCAAGCCGGGCCGTCATTTTGCGCATCTGGAAGATCAGATCCGTGCCTTGAAACAGGCTGGTTTCAAGGTCAGCGTGGATAGTGGCGATCCGGAGGAATTGCGGCGTGGCGCGTTGGCGGGAGCGGATTTTCTGCTGAGTCTGAATGAAGATACGCTCGATGTGGTCGATGGCACGGCGGCGGTGCCGGTGCTGCTGTCCAAACCACATGGCGATCTGGACAGTCTGGTGCGGGCGGCCAGAAAAGCGGATGCCAAGGGCATCGACTATATGCTTGATCCGGTGCTCGATCCGATCAATTTCGGCTTTACAGAATCGCTGATGCGCTATGTGCGGATCAGGGAAATGCTGCCGGAAGCTGAAATCATGATGGGCACTGGCAATCTGACCGAGCTGACCGATGCCGATACATCCGGCATCACGGCCACTCTGGTCGGTATCTGCACCGAACTGCGTATCCGCAATGTGCTGATCGTGCATGTCAGTCCGCATACGCGTCGCACGGTGGCGGAACATGATGTCGCGCGCCGTATGATGTTCGCAGCCCGTGCCCATGCGGAGCTGCCACGCAATTATACCAGTGCGCTGCTGCATGTTCATGATCGTTGGCCTTATGCGCAGTCATCGGAAGACATTGCCGGTCTTGCCAGCGAAATACGCGATTCCAATTTTCGGATTGCCGTGGCGGAAGACGGTATTCACGTTTTTAACGGCTCACTGCATCAGGTTTCAGACACGGCCTTTCCGTTCTTCCCGCATCTGGGGGTGGAGCAGGACGGGGCGCATGGATTTTATCTCGGTGCGGAATTGATGAAGGCGGAAATCGCCTATGCTTTAGGCAAACGCTATACGCAGGACGAGCCACTGGATTGGGGCTGCGCCGTGCGTCCGGGGGCAGCGACGGATCGCACCCGTCTTGCGGATGCCGGGCATACGCTGAAATCGAAGCAGGAGCGGGAAGAGAGAAAACGTGCATCCGACACGACACCAGATGCCTCTCCGCCGACCGCGCAGGATGACACTCCATGA
- a CDS encoding (5-formylfuran-3-yl)methyl phosphate synthase: protein MTRMLTSVTGPEEAEIALAGGADIIDLKDPSFGALGAVAPEVVRRTVDAVARWDAAHNHSGHKVSAVTGDLPMDPALIVQAVEAMVETGVHYVKIGFFEGDARKVLDALLPLSSRVRLVAVLFADRKPDLAILPALKDAGFYGAMLDTADKGAGGLLGHMKAPALLDFTRACRRLGLEPGLAGSLEEPDVPRLLLLAPAFLGFRRALTEGVRAGAVTLERVRTVRALIPRVAEPNGAGVVDYRVLATRGYTPDPQGDMSLADRIFVRDLVLPVRIGTYEREREKPQKVRFTVEVLVAHPRYQTDDMQNVFSYDVITDGIAMLVEHGHVGLVETLAERIAAFVIVHPRVMKATVTVEKLEVGTGIVGVTIERTRETAYSAAADTLFAYGGAAG from the coding sequence ATGACACGCATGCTGACCAGCGTCACCGGGCCAGAAGAGGCGGAAATCGCGCTTGCCGGCGGTGCTGATATTATCGATCTGAAAGACCCGTCCTTCGGGGCGCTGGGTGCTGTTGCGCCGGAGGTGGTGCGGCGTACGGTCGATGCCGTGGCACGTTGGGATGCTGCGCATAACCATTCTGGTCACAAGGTCAGCGCCGTGACCGGCGATCTGCCGATGGATCCGGCCCTGATCGTTCAGGCTGTTGAAGCCATGGTGGAGACGGGTGTTCACTATGTCAAAATCGGCTTTTTCGAGGGCGATGCCCGGAAGGTGCTGGACGCGCTGCTTCCTCTCTCCAGCCGTGTGAGGCTGGTCGCGGTGCTGTTTGCTGACCGGAAGCCCGATCTGGCCATTCTGCCCGCCCTGAAAGACGCCGGTTTTTATGGCGCAATGCTCGATACCGCCGATAAGGGCGCGGGGGGCTTGCTCGGCCATATGAAGGCGCCGGCCTTGCTGGATTTCACCCGTGCCTGCCGCCGGCTCGGGCTGGAGCCGGGGCTGGCCGGATCGCTGGAAGAACCGGATGTGCCACGCCTGCTGCTGTTGGCCCCTGCTTTTCTCGGTTTCCGCCGGGCCTTGACGGAGGGCGTGCGCGCCGGTGCGGTGACGCTGGAGCGTGTGCGTACGGTGCGGGCGCTGATCCCGCGCGTGGCCGAGCCGAATGGGGCCGGAGTGGTCGATTACCGCGTGCTGGCGACCCGTGGTTACACGCCTGATCCACAAGGGGACATGTCGCTGGCGGATCGTATTTTCGTGCGCGATCTGGTGCTGCCGGTGCGGATTGGTACCTATGAGCGGGAGCGGGAGAAACCGCAGAAAGTCCGCTTCACAGTGGAGGTTCTGGTGGCGCATCCGCGTTACCAGACCGACGATATGCAGAATGTGTTTTCTTATGACGTCATCACCGATGGCATCGCCATGCTGGTGGAGCACGGCCATGTCGGGCTGGTGGAAACGCTGGCCGAGCGTATCGCTGCTTTCGTGATTGTGCACCCGCGTGTGATGAAGGCTACCGTCACGGTCGAAAAACTGGAAGTCGGGACCGGCATCGTTGGCGTGACCATTGAGCGCACGCGTGAAACCGCTTACAGCGCCGCGGCTGATACGCTGTTCGCCTATGGTGGTGCCGCCGGATGA
- a CDS encoding lysozyme inhibitor LprI family protein — MRTILLASCLTGLLVVFCRPGFAADCTDGNQMQLSQCAAQAASSADRTMNTLYQQLLKKIDPDSQQRLRAAQRAWIAYRDRECLFRTGGGPDQGGSIWPMINAQCLQTLTDSRNHDLAAQLKCQSWDLSCPAN; from the coding sequence ATGCGCACCATCCTTCTCGCCAGTTGCCTGACGGGCCTGCTTGTTGTGTTCTGCCGGCCAGGTTTTGCCGCGGACTGCACCGATGGCAACCAGATGCAGCTTTCTCAATGCGCTGCACAAGCGGCTTCCAGCGCAGACAGGACGATGAATACGCTGTATCAGCAGCTTCTGAAAAAAATCGATCCGGACAGTCAGCAAAGGCTGCGAGCAGCGCAAAGAGCGTGGATTGCATATCGCGACCGGGAATGCTTGTTCCGCACTGGTGGAGGCCCCGATCAGGGAGGCAGCATCTGGCCGATGATCAATGCGCAATGCCTCCAGACCCTGACGGACAGCCGCAATCACGATCTGGCTGCACAATTGAAATGCCAGAGCTGGGATCTCAGTTGTCCCGCAAACTGA
- a CDS encoding flavoprotein has product MSGSLKEEMDALAEESRHIVKPRWGWALTGSGHYFTECLDLIRSLDHVDLFVSKAAAEVVRMYHKDLKLPDNIRIFRDTTASAAPVGNFYFGVYHTLVVAPATSNTVAKCVVGISDNLATNVFAQAGKCRVPTIVFACDTAPEMDTEAPSGMVKVYPRRIDLQNTERLRDFEATTVVETYEDLQAAIDGRRSAFAQAR; this is encoded by the coding sequence ATGAGCGGATCGCTCAAGGAAGAAATGGACGCGTTAGCCGAGGAAAGCCGCCATATCGTCAAACCGCGCTGGGGTTGGGCCCTGACCGGATCGGGGCATTACTTCACCGAATGTCTGGATTTGATCCGCAGTCTGGATCATGTCGATCTGTTCGTCAGCAAAGCGGCGGCGGAAGTGGTCAGGATGTACCACAAGGATCTGAAACTGCCGGATAATATCCGCATTTTCCGTGATACGACTGCCAGTGCGGCGCCGGTCGGTAATTTCTATTTCGGCGTTTATCACACGCTGGTCGTCGCGCCGGCAACATCCAATACGGTTGCAAAATGCGTGGTTGGAATCTCGGATAATCTGGCCACCAACGTGTTTGCGCAGGCCGGAAAATGCCGTGTGCCAACCATCGTGTTTGCCTGTGATACCGCACCGGAAATGGATACGGAGGCTCCGTCCGGCATGGTGAAAGTCTATCCGCGGCGGATCGATCTTCAGAACACCGAGCGTTTGCGTGATTTCGAAGCGACAACCGTTGTCGAAACATATGAGGATTTGCAGGCCGCGATTGACGGTCGCCGCAGCGCGTTCGCTCAAGCCCGGTAA
- a CDS encoding DUF447 domain-containing protein: MIRETIVTTLSADGVPHLAPLGLIRDGNDWIVAPFHPSTTLANLRARGQATASHTDDVRVFAGCLTGRRDWQLAPSVSVAPPRLASALAHEELEVIAVEEDDLRPRFRCRVKTVQTHAPFLGFNRAQSAVIEAAILASRLHMLPADKVRAEVDYLTIAIIKTAGPREQEAWEWLLEKIRVVHPDIGVSKPAVSLRDN, from the coding sequence ATGATTCGTGAAACGATTGTGACGACTCTGTCAGCGGATGGCGTGCCGCATCTGGCTCCGCTCGGGCTGATCCGTGATGGCAATGACTGGATCGTGGCGCCGTTTCATCCATCCACGACACTTGCCAATCTGCGCGCGCGGGGACAGGCAACGGCCAGCCATACCGATGATGTGCGTGTTTTCGCAGGCTGTCTCACCGGCCGACGGGATTGGCAACTGGCGCCGTCCGTCTCTGTCGCACCGCCCCGTCTCGCATCGGCTCTGGCTCATGAGGAGTTGGAGGTGATCGCGGTGGAGGAGGACGATCTGCGCCCCCGTTTTCGCTGCCGCGTGAAGACGGTGCAAACGCATGCGCCGTTTCTGGGCTTCAACCGTGCTCAGTCCGCGGTGATCGAGGCTGCCATTCTCGCCAGTCGCCTGCATATGCTGCCAGCGGACAAGGTGAGGGCGGAGGTCGATTACCTCACCATCGCCATCATCAAGACCGCTGGCCCGAGGGAGCAGGAAGCATGGGAATGGCTGCTGGAGAAAATACGCGTCGTTCACCCGGACATCGGCGTCTCCAAACCCGCTGTCAGTTTGCGGGACAACTGA
- a CDS encoding hydantoinase/oxoprolinase family protein, translated as MTVIGWDIGGAHVKAVLRQQGQIVAAHQYPCPLWRGLEHLDAAIAQALADLGDAPCHAATMTGELADIFSSRADGVTTLSARLAQSLPRLKLYGGRAGWVLPEHAGQHTDDIASANWHASASLAARHVRDGLLVDMGSTTTDLILLRDGKIADIGYADAGRLESGELVYTGMVRTPVMAIATHAPLNGRITALTAEYFATAADIYRILGWLDETADQYPSADGGAKNREGSHRRLARMAGADAGDFSDTAIRGFAEWLHELQLRRIQDAAMLLLSNGPLPEDAPVIGAGIGIRPLEKLAARLGRPFQRFGSLPGLGGDGSFAPAIAVAMLLP; from the coding sequence ATGACGGTCATCGGGTGGGACATTGGCGGTGCCCATGTAAAGGCGGTGCTGCGTCAACAGGGGCAAATCGTGGCCGCCCATCAATATCCCTGTCCGCTCTGGCGTGGGCTGGAGCATCTGGATGCAGCCATTGCACAGGCTCTGGCCGATCTCGGCGATGCGCCCTGCCATGCCGCCACCATGACAGGGGAGCTGGCGGATATTTTTTCATCCCGTGCCGATGGTGTGACCACCCTGTCAGCCCGCCTGGCGCAGTCTCTGCCCCGTCTGAAACTGTATGGCGGGCGGGCGGGATGGGTTCTGCCGGAACATGCAGGGCAGCACACGGACGACATCGCCTCCGCCAACTGGCATGCAAGCGCAAGCCTTGCCGCACGCCATGTGCGGGACGGGCTGCTGGTCGATATGGGGTCTACCACCACCGATCTGATCCTGCTGCGTGATGGAAAGATCGCCGATATCGGCTACGCCGATGCGGGACGGCTGGAGAGCGGGGAGCTCGTCTATACTGGCATGGTGCGCACGCCGGTCATGGCCATCGCCACTCATGCTCCGTTGAATGGCCGAATCACTGCTCTGACTGCCGAATATTTCGCCACGGCCGCCGACATCTACCGCATTCTCGGATGGCTCGACGAGACCGCGGATCAATATCCCTCGGCGGATGGCGGAGCGAAAAACCGGGAAGGCTCGCATCGGCGGCTGGCACGAATGGCCGGGGCGGATGCCGGGGATTTTTCCGATACCGCCATACGTGGCTTTGCCGAATGGCTGCATGAATTACAACTGCGGCGGATTCAGGATGCAGCCATGCTGCTGTTATCCAACGGCCCCTTGCCTGAGGATGCTCCGGTCATAGGGGCCGGTATCGGGATCAGACCGCTGGAAAAGCTGGCGGCGCGGCTCGGGCGGCCTTTTCAGCGTTTCGGCAGCCTGCCCGGACTGGGCGGCGATGGCAGCTTCGCACCCGCCATTGCTGTTGCCATGCTGCTGCCCTGA
- a CDS encoding HisA/HisF-related TIM barrel protein produces the protein MDIIPVIDLKQGQVVHARHGQRDLYRPIQTPLCAGSAPRDVVAGLLKLHPFRSLYIADLDAIEGQGSAAPILRALRQDFPDLDVWVDAGMRAEDARDWLDRHTHDRLVLGSESQNDAEAMLSLTGESRVCLSLDFRGDTFQGPHLLWEDVAFWPTRLVAMTLARVGSETGPDLSRVEGIVARAGRARRVYAAGGVRNIADLERLKQAGASGVLVATALHGGTITKDDLRGF, from the coding sequence GTGGACATTATACCCGTCATTGATCTGAAGCAGGGACAGGTGGTGCATGCCCGGCACGGCCAGCGCGACCTGTACCGGCCTATCCAGACCCCACTTTGCGCGGGCAGCGCGCCGCGAGATGTGGTGGCTGGGCTGCTGAAGCTGCACCCGTTCCGCTCTCTTTATATTGCTGATCTCGATGCAATCGAGGGTCAGGGCAGTGCTGCCCCGATCCTGCGGGCGCTGCGACAGGATTTTCCGGATCTCGATGTCTGGGTTGATGCCGGCATGCGGGCTGAGGATGCGCGCGACTGGCTGGATCGTCATACGCATGACCGTCTGGTGCTGGGCAGTGAGTCGCAGAATGATGCGGAAGCCATGTTGTCCCTGACCGGAGAGTCGCGTGTCTGCCTGTCGCTGGATTTCAGGGGGGATACGTTTCAGGGACCGCACCTGTTGTGGGAAGATGTGGCTTTCTGGCCGACCAGACTGGTTGCCATGACCTTGGCGCGGGTTGGATCGGAAACGGGGCCGGATTTGAGCCGTGTGGAAGGGATCGTGGCGCGTGCGGGCCGTGCGCGGCGGGTCTATGCAGCGGGCGGAGTACGCAATATCGCCGATCTGGAGCGGCTGAAACAGGCTGGGGCCAGCGGGGTACTGGTTGCAACTGCCTTGCATGGCGGAACCATCACGAAGGATGATCTGCGAGGTTTCTGA
- the fae gene encoding formaldehyde-activating enzyme gives MAVITKTLVGESLVGDGNEVAHIDLIIGPRGSAAETAFANALTNNKDGFSTLLAVVAPNLMVKPNTILFNKVTIKGAKQAVQMFGPAQHGVALAVAEAVAEGIIPEAEADDLFISVGVFIHWLAEDDKKIQEYNYKATKEALVRAVRGEPKASEVVSQYKSVKHPFAAN, from the coding sequence ATGGCGGTCATCACGAAGACCCTGGTTGGCGAGTCACTGGTTGGCGACGGTAACGAAGTCGCTCACATCGACCTGATCATTGGCCCGCGCGGCAGCGCTGCCGAAACCGCGTTTGCCAACGCCCTCACCAACAACAAGGACGGCTTCTCCACCCTGCTCGCGGTGGTTGCCCCGAACCTGATGGTGAAGCCGAACACAATCCTGTTCAACAAGGTCACCATCAAGGGCGCCAAGCAGGCCGTCCAGATGTTCGGCCCGGCCCAGCACGGCGTGGCTCTGGCAGTTGCCGAAGCCGTTGCCGAAGGCATCATCCCGGAAGCCGAAGCCGATGACCTGTTCATCTCCGTTGGCGTCTTCATCCACTGGCTGGCCGAAGACGACAAGAAGATCCAGGAATACAACTACAAGGCCACCAAGGAAGCCCTCGTCCGCGCCGTTCGCGGTGAGCCGAAGGCCTCTGAGGTCGTCTCTCAGTACAAGAGCGTGAAGCATCCGTTCGCCGCCAACTAA